Proteins encoded in a region of the Triticum dicoccoides isolate Atlit2015 ecotype Zavitan chromosome 3A, WEW_v2.0, whole genome shotgun sequence genome:
- the LOC119270287 gene encoding polygalacturonase inhibitor-like gives MRMRSRALLVLLLCSLLAGAANAEPSPDPTYKDCHPGDKAALLAVKAALGNAYHFASWTPDNPCCDWYDVTCDHFTGRVVGLAVFQDANLTGTIPTALAGLPHLQDLTLRHLPALSGPIPPAIGKLSNLSSLRISWTAVSGPVPSFLGALKKLTFLELSFNSLTGAIPASLGTIPNLSGINLSRNRLTGAIPSMFLSKSADEVYLWLSHNNLTGPVPAGFAAVNFAHLDLSRNDLTGDASGLFGRGKELQYIDLSRNAFDFDLSGVVLPEQLYFVDVSHNAIHGSIPAQVANLSNLQFFNVSYNRLCGPIPTGGNTARFDLYNFQHNKCLCGAPLPACKK, from the coding sequence ATGAGGATGCGCTCACGCGCTCTGctcgtcctcctcctctgctctctcctcgccggcgcgGCCAACGCCGAGCCCTCTCCGGACCCGACGTACAAGGACTGCCACCCAGGCGACAAGGCGGCGCTGCTCGCCGTCAAGGCCGCCCTCGGGAACGCCTACCACTTCGCGTCGTGGACGCCCGACAACCCCTGCTGCGACTGGTACGACGTCACCTGCGACCACTTCACCGGGCGCGTCGTCGGCCTCGCCGTCTTCCAGGACGCCAACCTCACGGGCACCATCCCCACCGCCCTCGCCGGCCTCCCACACCTGCAGGACCTCACCCTGCGCCACCTCCCGGCGCTCTCGGGCCCTATACCGCCGGCCATCGGCAAGCTCTCCAACCTCTCGAGCCTTCGCATCTCCTGGACAGCCGTGTCGGGCCCCGTGCCGTCCTTCCTGGGCGCGCTCAAGAAGCTCACCTTCCTTGAGCTCTCCTTCAACTCGCTCACCGGCGCCATCCCGGCGTCGTTGGGGACCATCCCCAACCTGTCCGGCATCAACCTCAGCCGCAACCGCCTCACCGGCGCCATCCCCTCGATGTTCCTCAGCAAGTCTGCGGACGAGGTCTACCTCTGGCTGTCGCACAACAACCTCACGGGACCAGTCCCGGCCGGGTTCGCCGCCGTGAACTTTGCGCACCTCGACCTGTCGCGCAACGACCTGACCGGCGACGCGTCAGGCCTCTTTGGCCGCGGGAAGGAGTTGCAGTACATCGACCTGTCCCGCAACGCCTTCGATTTCGACCTCTCGGGCGTGGTGCTCCCGGAGCAGCTCTACTTCGTCGACGTGAGCCACAATGCCATCCATGGCAGCATCCCGGCGCAGGTCGCCAACTTGTCCAATCTGCAGTTCTTCAACGTCAGCTACAACAGGCTCTGCGGCCCTATACCCACCGGCGGGAACACGGCGAGGTTCGATCTCTACAACTTTCAGCATAACAAGTGCCTCTGCGGTGCTCCACTCCCTGCATGCAAGAAATAG